ATTTTGTTTTTATCCACAGCCACCAAATATCGTGCCCAACCTTTGTTGAGATCATTCTGCTTCACTTTGGGTTGCCATCCCATACTAAGCTGCTTATAAAAGGGAGACACATTCCGTTCTGCCAACTTGAAAGCCCATTTTAAGGTTTTCGTGTCCATATCACATTTTGCTTTGCAATATAGACTAAACGTTTGGCTATTTTCCGCAGGCGAAGAAAATTGCATGAAATCCGGTTGTGACTCGAGCGGATTTTTGGATCTTGCAGCATTTTCTACACTTCGTTGTTGTGCTGCTGCGTTATTAACATTTGAATTCGTCATTTTATTATACTTAACAAATAATAaacttagaaaaaaaatgttagtgtATTATGGAGCGGCAAAATTGTTCGAGgcggtaaaattttgtttatagcaCAGGGTTGCTTGTAGATGGaagatc
This Stomoxys calcitrans chromosome 2, idStoCalc2.1, whole genome shotgun sequence DNA region includes the following protein-coding sequences:
- the LOC106089209 gene encoding N-alpha-acetyltransferase 40; protein product: MTNSNVNNAAAQQRSVENAARSKNPLESQPDFMQFSSPAENSQTFSLYCKAKCDMDTKTLKWAFKLAERNVSPFYKQLSMGWQPKVKQNDLNKGWARYLVAVDKNKMPVAYSMFRFDMDYGQPVLYCYEMQIEPSVQRQGLGKHMMSALEECAKYWKMDKVVLTVLKNNQNAQAFFKSVGYVLDDSSPDILEKADYEILSKSVTS